The window TGTCAAAGTCAGCGAAGCAAACCAAACCGGCTCGGATTGATCCTCCACGCCCTTGGATTTATCCTCAGAAGTCATGGGAGAGAGTACACCCCCGACTTTTGTGAAGTTGCAGGGAAGATGTACCTACTTATTGTGGATTCATTCAGCAGATGGCCTGAAGTACATGAGCTAGGTACTCTtgcaatcacagcacaaacgATAGATGCCATGAGACGTACTTTTAGGTATCATGGACTGCCTCTACGTTTTGTAACGGACAACGGTCCACAATTTACTTTACACGAGTTTAAGGACTTTATGTCAGCGAATGGAATATAACATCAATGAACTCGTCCTTACCATCCAGCCTCAAAGGGACAGGTTGAGAGAGTGGTGCAAGAGTTTAAGAAGTCGCTCTCTAAAAACAATGTCAGCTGGTAGGTCCGTGAGTCACCAGGTATCAATCTTTATATTACACTACAGGACAACACCAAACAGCACGACTGGCAAAGTACCAGCCGAATTGATGTTGAAGCGAAATCCGAGAACAAGGTTATCATTATTACGTCCTGAAGCTAACAGTGAACTGAGAGAGGCTCAGAGTCAACAATGTGACACTGCATCCAGCCGTGTTCGACAGCTAGAGCCGGGAAGGACAGTCAGTGTTGCAAATCCAAGACAAGATAGCAGAGAGAAATGGCTATGTGGGGTTATCATCCAACGTTTAGGGCCTTCAACCTATCTTGTAAGTGTTGAAGAAGGAACAGAGTATGTCCATATTGACCAGTGAAGAGAGCATGATGTAAGAAGTTTTTCAGAGTACAGAACCTACAGGAGATATATCTGTACCCACAATGAGTCAAGACAATGTCAACAGCAAGTCAAAAGGTCAAGATCAATCTAGTACTACAAGTATATCCGCAATTACATCATCAGGATCCTCTCCAAATAATAACAGTGCACGATAAAACATCATTGAGACTACACCGATGTCCCAACAATCTCACGAGATACCACCGTCTACAACAGTTAGTGAAGAGAGGCGATACCCCCTTCGTGAAACACAAAACTACCTGCACGGTACAGACAATCGTAAAGAGGGAGGAGTatagtatactaattagaTTAGCTACCTATATGTTGTGAGACGATACATCTTTAGTTAGTCTGTGTTAGTCCGCGTAGTCTGCATTCAGCTTTCCGTGAGTAATAGATCTTCCGGGTCTGAATCAGTGCGTACGTGTCATATAAGGGTGTATACACTACAGGGTCCATGAGTTATACTCGTATATCTGAATTAGTCATAACTTGTTACAAATTATATTGTGTGGtaattatttgtgtttgcagaCATATTGTGATATGAGTTCAGATGGTGGAGGTTGGACGCTCGTCGCTCGAGCACAAGGACAGACTACAGAGTGGGCTCCGGCTAGTCAATCCTGGTCTAACAACGTTCTCATTGCGCCGGATACAGCCGACAACGTTAGTGCAATGAGTTCGATGAAAAACAAAGGATGGCTAAATATCAACGGACAAAAACTGAAAGTGTGCTACGACGGACCACACACCGATTGTGCTGTGTTTACCCATAATCTAGGAATCCCACTTTCTCAACTGTTTGCCAAGAGATTTCGCGTGGCGGTTACTGAGAATTACACTTTTCGGACACTTAGAGCTGCGTTTAATCTCTCTTCTTCTGTTTATCGCTTCCCGGCCAGAGCTCAATGGTGCGGACTGAATCTGGGCAAATGCATGGGTCGCACAATTTGTCGCATCGGATGCATTGGTGACTTTACGGCGAGCTCGGACGTGTGCGGGATGGATGACTATGCTCTTGGTATTGGAGTGAGCAGCTGCTTTGACAACTACGGTTGTGACAGCGTTGGAACGTCAACAAACAATCTGCATTACCGAGACAGACCAAATCACGGAGTCTTTCTACAGACTGCCTTCATATACGTGCAGTAATGAAATCGGAATTTTTGGTGAAGACGATGTGTCAGTGcgtgtgttttttgttgtagtGTAAGTGAGGGCGTGTATACatagtgttgttgtttacatagCATCtgtatacgcatgcgcaagtactaattaaatttaattaagaaatacAAGAGAGCTAGACTGTATCAGTAGGCATCGCTGTGCTGTGGTCATAGCACTGGAAGCTGCTTGTACAACTGTTCCTACCATTATAGGTTGCAATGTTCTAACTACCTCAGTACTTGCTGATTAAGGTGTATAGTAGGTATCAGCATACTACATGGTATGGTACTTTAcattcaattaataattattgttttcaGTTAACTACATTAaaagttatttatttataaatttatgaGATTTAAGATTTTGAAAagagacttaattaattaggtgtAGCAAAGTTGGtgggcctaacgcgcgctaaaagaGTGCATGCGTTTACTATTGCATTTACTGGATACCGTTGTATTGTAAGGCTGTACGTCTGAAAAGTGCAGAAGTGGCACCCTTGCACGAAATTGCGTGATATTTGAAGTCAGAGTGAAGAAGAGCCTTGCAGCTAGGAGCTGCCAAAGCCGTAGATTTCGTAGCTAAAACTCTCGGTTAGAATTTTGTTGACTAAAATTGTATTAATAATCATTTGATATATAAATTACAACTCTTGAATATTTTCGTTAATTGACAGATAACTTCGGATATTTAGAGCCTGATATCAGGATGTGtgtttaacgcgcgttatttTACCACACGAGCGTGCACgctactaaaatttttagttatatacatacagtaccGGCTTTCTGCATCCCTGCGCTGTTACGTCTAGAGGCGAGAAATGTTGGATCGTCGTTACCTCTTTCCTTTGTTTGTGGGAGTAAGTAAACTGGAATACACCTAGATGTGCATGTTTAGCTATTGCTATCGTGTTTCTTcaattgttgttgtagctgctgGCAGGAGTGCTGCTCGTTCTCAAAAACACGAAAGCAGATAACGAGACCTGCCTTACAACCATTCTGTTTCGAGCGGTAACAAGCAATTTTAGCTACACTACAGTGTCAGTGTTCTCGCCGGAGTGGTAATGTTGGTAATTGTGCTGGTTGAGAAGAAAGAATTGCACCCTTGGCCGGTGACACCTCCATGATATGCCGGGCGTATTGAGATTCCAAAAGCAGGGTACACTAgacttagtctcgcgtacTCAGACCCTACCCGTTGTCATACGTCTGGTGAATGGAAGAAGTGTGTCGGACACGTCATCCAGAAAGTGGAAAGCCATTACAGAACGTCAGACGGCGTGGTAGAACAAGCGGTAGAAAGATTAGTAGGTGTGGAGAactcttcagacagtgaagagatcctcctaggagacgacgagaatgacaacaatgattaACTTTATTAATACATACAATTAGTCTCGTTGTTGTCATTTACTGGCGGTATTCTTTGTCGGTAATCATGGGAGGAGTGTCTTTTCGGAAGCATGCTGTATCTACTAACCCATGATCAATAGAATTCATCTGTccagagatctgactccacctagtcACACGTGCTCTCGAATGATACGTTCAACGGAGTAGGCGGCGTACTTGCCGAGATACGGGAattttcccacgggctctccattctttgaacggactttagtcaACACTGGAAACGACGGCGCATTCTGAACTAACTAGATGCAAGCTAAACGATGAAACACATCTCCCAAAGCGAGCAATCTACCCAACAACATACTGGAAGATCAGTGTAAACAGTTCATTACGTGTTTGATAAATGACACGCAATGTACACTCGAAAAGGAATGCTAAACGAATTTTTGGTCCCACCGCAGCCTTACATagtagttgttgatttagatgTTACAAGGCGCATCCTAGACTTTAGtacgccaacccacgcttccgtctgtctggatggTTGGATGGccgtctgtaacgcgccgatcgacacgacgccggtcgagtcggatttcgcctGGACTGCCTCCAACGAGAtgcgccggagtttgtttgttcaactagccgagtatgcggattgacgtgcgctcgccagccactgtaaaCCCCGTGGGCGTTACAGACGCAGCAAGCATTGCCTCAATAGCGGCTAGTTGTTAAAATGCTGCTACAGTGCTGTAGTAGCTGCCTTTCATcattggctacgcgaggcttcTAGACTCCTGCCCAGTCCTCGCGCTAGGCTGCTACACTACAGTACGTGCGCTAGCTGCACGTGTACATAGAACCACGTGGTTTTACACGTGCTGTTGGCCTAATACTAGAGGGCAGTGAGTAGTGAGCATGTATCACGGCAAGCGTGTTTAGAAACGGTAGAACGAGCTGCTCCATGACCATTTTTAGCTCTCAGTCTGACGCTTCACCAATTTCTTGTCAAGCTTTGTGTGCCCATACACAGTGCAGCCATTTTCTTGTGTCCTACGCCGACTCCAATACTTTGACGCTTCCACAAACATAAAACTCTTGAATCTTTGCGTATACAATGTAAGTAGAGTGCAAACGACTATTGTTTAGGTGGTGGGTGCCTAGAAAGGATCTGCAAGTATAGTAAGGGCAGTGTTCAGTAAGTGGTCATAGTATATGCGTGACATATAGGCTGGTTGGTTGGGCATCCTAGAGACTTGTAAAAAGGTTGCAATCTAAAGTGACGTcatttttataataatttcACTAAAACGTCATAACCTAATTCGTTTGCAAGTTAGAGAAAGTCCAGGCGAGAACACTGTATAATGTAGTGTATGTTACATTAATTGCATTGTAGGCACTAGATTTCGTTCACGGTTGTTTTAGGTTTCTGAATTGCAAGACAAAGTGAATGTAAGTGAAAGACCGTGtatggcttaattaattaattgcatgcCAACTACCTTACCTAATGCTACTGCTCCACAGGGCAGTAGAAACCGGTCCAGCTGGTCCGGCCATGGACCGCTCTTTTCTGTAGTGAACTTTTACAAGAGGTCTAGATTCAGGGCCATAGGACTGCATGCCTCGGTCGGTCCGGTTTTGCGTTTCAAAAAGTGTACTTTGTACAGTTGGGCATTGCCCAAATCTTCCGATTGAAaatataggtgattaaataactaatatatttatagttgaAACGAAAGCAAAGTAAGCATTATGAATTAATTGCATGCTATTTAGGCTGCCTGGAGGCTATTGCGTAGCCACGTATTACAGTAATTGATGGTAACGAAGTATTTATTCAAGAACTCGTTTTGCTGCAGTCTGCAAGACTGCTCTCTTGGGGTGCTATCCTTACCACACcatttagcgtgcgttaggccggAACACTTTTAAAATCATTCCTCTACAGCCGGGCCTGCTGTCTAGTATTAGACCAGAGTTGCGTGTTGTATGATAATGGGTGTATCCCTAAGTTATTGTGGCCTCAGAAGGAAATGATACATGTTAAGTAGTATGTGGGCAGTTGCGTGTATATCCAATATCCTGTCaacaaaaattgcaataaaACTTTGAGAAATGTCTAATCgctttgtccatctgcttACACAAAATTGCAGCGTTTCACATTACCTTTGGTGCTTGCGTTCTAGTCTGTAGTATTTACTATtgatatattataataataaattgaaaCGCTATTTGTTGCAGGCGATAGAAACGGAAGTACGTGATTTGAAAAGTGACCTGAATAGTGAAAAAGAAAACAGGATTAAGTTGGAGGTCCACAATCTCGTTTCTTTATAAAACGCTATGGTTGAGGGTATGTTGAAGCAAACTTTGTCTAGGAGGAGGTTCGAGAACTGACATCTCTGCTTGGAAAATACACTGAGGTTTCCAACCAAAGCTTGACAGTTAGTATTGATACTACTATACGTtatatacgtgtgtgtgtgtgtgtgtgtgtgtgtgtgtgtgtgtgtgtgtgtgtgtgtgtgtgtgtgtgtgtgtgtgtgtgtgtgtgtgtgtgtgtgtgttaattagcaGACTTAACACTTGCATTCGCGTCgactaaaatttattaattaaaattggtCTGTCGTGTACTTCTTGTCTATCTGCAAGTCTATCACATAAACGTGACATCAAGTCTTCATTCATCTAATAGGCTAAGGGTGTGATCAATCAATAGAGAATTTCATTAGGATCATTACGATATCCTTTAGACGTATAGATTACCTATTTACTGGTATTTGCAATGCGACCTTACATCTACCTGTAGATTTAGCAATAGTTAATTTTTACAGCAAATCGGTACATACGACTGCATTACTGCTATGCTCTGAGTAACTTTGATCTTTCTATTGCAGACGATACAACTTGAAGTGAGTGACATAAAAAGTCAAATAGAGAGTGAAAGAGAAAAAAGAATCAACTTGGAGGTTAATTAGAAACATTATCAATGTAAGAAAGTCTGAAGAAATGTTGATAGAGCGCGAACAGTGAATTGCAAGTAATCACCATTCAACTTCAAGGAGACAGCATGCATCTCAACCAGAGCTCAATAGTTAGTAGTCACTATAGAAATGTATGTCGTTTCTCAATATCTGTAACTCGTTGTCTTTACGAAAGCAATTGAAGCAACAAGTAGAAGACGTagagcatcaatttcagcagCAAATCAGACAATCCGCTCACCTGCAGGTTTGTTCTTGCCTGATTGCGTCTTAAAGTTAATCCTTCTCGTATTACTTCATTCGTTACTAGAATGTTTCGTCAGAATTGCAAGAAGACGTTACTGAACTGCAAGCATCTAATTCTGTACTAAACCAGAATTCGGATTTTATTTTGAACATATTTCAGTTGCATCATTTATGACGTCATTCGTTGTTTTTAGAATTTATCAGCAGCTGTTGCTCAATTTCGAGAAGATCTACAAGATATTGCTAACGCAACGTCCATGGTAAACGTGCcgcatatatataaattatgcGCGTCGGTTATATTATTTGTCTCTGCACGGTTGGTGAAATATTGTGCAACTACGTGAAAACAGTTGTATATCtatatgcgtgtgtgtatgtgtatgtgtgtctatgtgtgtgttggtgtgtgtgtgtgtgtgtgtgtgtgtgtgtgtgtgtgtgtgtgtgtgtgtgtgtgtctgtgcgcgCGCGAGCGAGGAGACTCCAAAAACAATTTAAGAACTCGGTCGTAAATGTTGCATAGTAAGAAATATCCAAGTcagtatattatttatattatttttataactttaaaaattttgtatcAACTAGACTGTTGGGTCTATAAAATACAGAACAAATAGTAAACTTTACTCTAACGTTCTAGAAAAGCGCGGAAGCATCTCCAGGACCACCCGGACCAACCGGACCAATTGGACCGCCCGGACCAACCGGACCAATTGGACCGCCCGGACCACAGGGTATAGTAATCAGACTGCTTTTTTTGCATTGCGCATCAAGTCCTGCAATCATTGCATTGTTAACTAATTGTCATATGTATGTGAGCGTCCATTACATAAAATAtcatttaatatataatatcaCATCATATTAGAACCTGCAAAACAGATTGGTTTTAGACAGTGCAATACCTACAGTttacaatttattattaattaaaatttagtagtacactcaaacctccctaattTGGACAGTATGGCTGTCCTGATCCTAAAAATGTCCGGAAGATTTGAGctagctaacgcgcgttatatcCTTAGAATTCCAGCCATTTTATGTGTTTATACGGGGAGTCTTGCCATAGTTCATACCCTCGGAGTCCCAAGACCTGATATGCGCTAGAAAAAGTGTCCAGACTAGAGAGGTTCGAGTGTAGTTTGTACATTATTTACAAGTCTAATCCAAATCATTGAACATCCTTAAGGTCCAAAGGTGTATGTTGGAGAGTGGACACCTATACTGGCATCAAGTGGCTCTTGCGACCTCGCAAACAACCCCACTCTAACAAAACACAATACCTCGGGTAGTATTCCACAAGATGCCTATGCTGTTCTCCTTCATGTTGAGGTACATTCCGGACACAATCCGAATCAAAACGACATGGGAGCACTAAAAGTGTACACTGTCAAAGATCAACAGGAATACGCTTTCTATATCGGAACACATTTCTATGAGCAAAATGCTTGGTCTGTCAATTCTGTTAACATGTGGTTGCCGATCTCTTCCAATGGTACTGTTTTCACGGAGTTAATTGGCAACCTAGCTTCGGGGAGTGCGTTTTGTTTGGTACACATTGCTGGATATTATTGAATTCACGAAAGCGAATTGACTTATCCATCTAGAATATTAAAtaagttgatataaattaggTTCTGAGCTTGTTTgcttctgtccgtctgtttgtgtgtatgtttgtttgtttgtctttctgcgATGCCATAATTAGCAGTAAAACAAGTTCAAGGTTTTACCTTATTTGAACTCGTGCATTTTCATTATAATTATTAGCGTCCGTTATCCGGGATATCGTTACGAATTATTTATAATGATATCCCGGATAACTGACGCTAACTGTGAATATCTGTATGTTGCAAGGGACTCAATAGCACTAGAgtgcagcttgaatgtaattatAATTAGTCAGACCCATTTAGAAGAGCATGAGAAATTGAAGAGCCTAACATCCGGTCACGTATTTGCCACAATCAGTGATTACGTGTTACGCCTCGCCTTGGCTAGCAGACCGGTCGGTTGGTCGGTCGATCAGatgtatgtcacgtgaccgacCTGTTTTCTTTTCACCTCTACCAAATACCCGTATGTGAAAGGACACCTAAAATGTCTATCAATAAGTACTCGATACTTCTACCAACGTACAACGAACTCGAAAATCTGCCTCTCATCGTCTACCTCATCGTGAAGACGTTCGAAGAAGCTAATTACGACTACGAGGTCATTATAATCGACGACAACAGTCCAGACGGAACTCAGAACGCCGCAAGACAGCTACAGAAAATCTACGGTGAGGACAAGATCGTGCTACGCCCTCGTGCCGGTAAGCTCGGTCTGGGGACGGCTTATGTTCATGGGATAAAGCACGCTAAAGGCAActtcattgtcatcatggacgCCGATCTATCTCATCACCCCAAGTTTATTCCGCAGTTTATAGAGAAGCAGAAGGAGGGAGACTTTGATATTGTGTCTGGAACGCGTTATGTTGGATCTGGAGGTGTGTATGGATGGGATCTGAGGAGGAAGTTGATATCTCGAGTTGCCAATTACATCACACaggtacattaattaactaattaaactCCCACCAAACTAATAATTTtgcaaacattaattaatgacaagcAGTTAATATATATCtactaaatattaatttaatttaattaactttaagtattatattaatttttcttactgtttggtggtggtggcgggGGGAGGGGGTATGTGTGAGTTAACTTTGTCTTTGCCTGCAATTTGGGGTAGGGCATCCGCTTTGTTAATAGTCATACAGTCGTGTGTGGGGGCATGCGAATCAGTGTGCTCACAGCATGTAGAACATTCAACTAATTCATTGGCAAGGTAACAAGGTGTATAGTCATCTTAATCCCATATTGTGTCATAAACTGTGGCTGCCTTTCTCGGAGTGCATATACTGctatacagtacatgtactcaATCTTTCAGTTTTCTAGTATTTCAAGTAGCAATATGGATACACAGTTCCACATGGATGAGTCAATAATGTAATGACTGTAATAAAAAGTACTTGATATGTCAGGCTCAAATGACATACTAGTTGTTGATATCTATGATGGATTGCACAACTCGTATATCAATTGTCAATGTAAAGTGGGCTAGTCTGAGTTGAATCATGTAATCAGTTTAGTGTGTATGGTAATGACTCTGATTGCCCACTTTTGCACTCATTCGAGATTTTGGCAAGATCTTGATGTTCTGAAAATTTTTATATTGATATTCATGTTCATTAGAGATACCACGCTtatagacaggcacacagacaaacatcttTGTGGTGATCAGTctcgattaattaaataaactataaatgaactaattaattaaatgaactATAAATGaactaattgattaattaaagttattaactaaataaactaattaattaaatcaacaataaataaactaatTATTAAGCAagctaattaaatatattgattaattaattaaactgcataattaaataaactaatTGTATAGGCTATTTAATTGAATAACTAATTTAggtaactaattaattaaaaaagtataaataaactaattaattagcttttattaattaattacataaactaattaattaactaaactaaTAATTGAACTAATCAGACATCTCTACACATTACTACTATTATCGTGGGTCATGAATGGATACACTTGAGTGATGATACTTGGTGCAtgttttaagttaataaaaCATTACAGTTACATATATgtcataatttattatttattaattaattaaataagttgATACTTGCAGGTGCTGTTAAGACCAGGTGCCTCTGATCTTACCGGAAGCTTTCGATTGTACAAGAAAGACGTCCTGTCTAACCTGATTGACAAAGTCGTATCAAAAGGCTACGTTTTTCAAATAGAGATGATTGTCCGAGCACGTCAACTTGACTATACGGTTGCTGAAGTGCCCATTACATTTGTAGACCGAGTCTACGGTGATTCCAAATTGGGAGGAACTGAGATAGTTGGATTCGCCAAGTCAATACTGACTCTGTTTGCTACAACGTGATTGCTAAtttgtgtattgtatgtgTACACTGAGTGATTACACTTACTGGTTGATCGTCGGTGGTAAATGTTGTGTGTTATACAAGCTTGTTTCAGTTTCCGAATTTTGTGATTGGGACACTTTGATAGGAGAAAGAGGTTTTGGTAATTATTGATTGAGAGTGATTGCTTTATCCATCAAGTGATTGTCAGCTCTATTTGTTAGCTCCCACTTGCTAGTGTCTATCTTTGAAAGTGCATAGCCTGCTATAGGTGGCAGACCAGGTAGGTGATCTGAGACACCCATCcgataataatatatatatatatatatatatatatatatatatatatatatatatatataaatagataatctatatttataattctttatatttgtttatctttaaCTGTAGCCGCCTTGGTGCTCTCAtgatttataaataaatttatttgctgtttgtaaataaataatttatttgttgcttataatttataaataaataatatatttgctgtttgtaatcaattaataaaataatttatttgctgtttgtaaataaataatatatttgctgtttataatttataaatattttatttgctgtttgtaattataaataaataatttatttgctgcttgtaaataaataatatatttactgtttataatttataaatagtatatttgctgtttgtaattataaataaattacaaatagcaagtaaattatttatttataaacaaacagtttgGAGGGAGTTCTACAGTTGTCTTTTGCTTTTTACGCGGTGTGAAACACAAGGTGTACAATACAGTCACAGGCCGGTCACGTGATGCACAACTGATCCACTTGACGATTCGCTTTGCCTCTTGTTTAACACGTGAACAAATAAGTAACGAAATTTAATTTTAGTATAACTGTGTTTAGCACCAGATATTCTCTCCTCTGGTACACTGTCTTTCCAAAGAACAAGAGAGGTCTGCattagactcgtacccagtcctcctcgcTTTCCTCACTAGTGttaacaaaaagcacgtgctaaaacacgtggagcgcatGCGAGGAGGACTGGATAGGAGTCTAGGTCTGCATATGGTCAACACAACAGCTATAGTGTTTGTGAGGCACAACTTGTGTACAGTATGTGCAAGGCAATCTTTACCCNNNNNNNNNNNNNNNNNNNNNNNNNNNNNNNNNNNNNNNNNNNNNNNNNN of the Corticium candelabrum chromosome 7, ooCorCand1.1, whole genome shotgun sequence genome contains:
- the LOC134182555 gene encoding macrophage scavenger receptor types I and II-like, with amino-acid sequence MLDRRYLFPLFVGLLAGVLLVLKNTKADNETCLTTILFRAVSELQDKVNAIETEVRDLKSDLNSEKENRIKLEEEVRELTSLLGKYTEVSNQSLTTIQLEVSDIKSQIESEREKRINLESANSELQVITIQLQGDSMHLNQSSIQLKQQVEDVEHQFQQQIRQSAHLQNVSSELQEDVTELQASNSNLSAAVAQFREDLQDIANATSMKSAEASPGPPGPTGPIGPPGPTGPIGPPGPQGPKVYVGEWTPILASSGSCDLANNPTLTKHNTSGSIPQDAYAVLLHVEVHSGHNPNQNDMGALKVYTVKDQQEYAFYIGTHFYEQNAWSVNSVNMWLPISSNGTVFTELIGNLASGSAFCLVHIAGYY
- the LOC134182074 gene encoding dolichol-phosphate mannosyltransferase subunit 1-like, with translation MSINKYSILLPTYNELENLPLIVYLIVKTFEEANYDYEVIIIDDNSPDGTQNAARQLQKIYGEDKIVLRPRAGKLGLGTAYVHGIKHAKGNFIVIMDADLSHHPKFIPQFIEKQKEGDFDIVSGTRYVGSGGVYGWDLRRKLISRVANYITQVLLRPGASDLTGSFRLYKKDVLSNLIDKVVSKGYVFQIEMIVRARQLDYTVAEVPITFVDRVYGDSKLGGTEIVGFAKSILTLFATT